A region of Limisphaerales bacterium DNA encodes the following proteins:
- a CDS encoding sulfatase-like hydrolase/transferase, translated as MQRVLFLLAAIAAVSNTVSAAAKPPNIVFIISDDQTWTDYSFMGHKIIETPKIDRLAAQSLTFTHGYVPSSLCCPSLATMITGLYPHQTRITGNEPPIPVGGKRTPEYARRFAEHVALIDAVPTLPRMLAQRGYVSHQSGKWWHGNFKRGGFTHGMTHGDPKRGGRHGDVGLKIGRQGMKPIFDFVKQANDKPFFIWYAPFLPHTPHTPPKRLFDKYAAKVDSPHVARYFAMVEWFDETVGELVNHIDKHAPDTIIIYVTDNGWIQEPGNRGYALKSKRSQYDGGTRTPIMVRWPGKVKPGASTTPVSSIDIAPTVLKAVGLKPTKDMHGLDLLVTDAVNARKFLYGEIFLHNAVNLSKPATNLTYRWGIQDGWKLILPHKENVTTRAAKGANGTGQIELYHLTKDPFETKNLAATNAERVAQLRKQINAAWPAK; from the coding sequence ATGCAACGTGTACTTTTTTTACTTGCCGCCATCGCCGCTGTTTCCAACACCGTTTCCGCCGCGGCCAAGCCGCCCAATATCGTGTTTATCATTTCTGATGATCAAACCTGGACGGACTACAGTTTTATGGGGCACAAAATAATTGAGACCCCGAAAATCGATCGGCTTGCCGCGCAAAGCCTCACCTTTACGCACGGTTATGTGCCGAGCAGTTTGTGCTGCCCTTCATTGGCCACGATGATCACGGGGCTTTATCCGCACCAAACACGCATCACCGGCAACGAACCGCCCATCCCCGTTGGCGGAAAACGTACGCCCGAATACGCGCGGCGTTTTGCGGAACACGTGGCACTCATTGACGCTGTGCCGACGCTCCCGCGAATGCTCGCCCAGCGCGGCTATGTAAGTCATCAAAGCGGCAAGTGGTGGCACGGCAATTTTAAACGCGGCGGCTTTACCCACGGTATGACTCACGGCGACCCCAAGCGCGGAGGCCGGCATGGTGATGTGGGGCTCAAAATCGGGCGCCAGGGCATGAAGCCCATTTTTGATTTTGTGAAACAGGCGAACGACAAACCGTTTTTTATTTGGTACGCGCCCTTCCTGCCACACACGCCTCACACGCCACCCAAGCGGTTGTTCGACAAGTATGCAGCGAAGGTCGATTCGCCGCACGTCGCCCGCTATTTTGCGATGGTGGAATGGTTCGACGAAACGGTGGGCGAGCTCGTGAACCACATCGATAAGCACGCGCCGGATACGATCATCATTTATGTGACCGACAACGGATGGATTCAGGAACCCGGCAATCGGGGTTATGCCCTCAAAAGCAAACGCTCCCAGTACGATGGCGGCACCCGCACGCCCATTATGGTGCGTTGGCCGGGCAAGGTGAAGCCGGGCGCATCAACGACTCCTGTTTCCAGTATCGACATCGCGCCGACGGTCCTCAAGGCAGTTGGTTTGAAACCGACCAAAGATATGCACGGGCTGGATTTACTGGTTACCGATGCCGTGAACGCACGCAAATTTCTTTACGGAGAAATTTTCTTGCATAACGCGGTGAACCTGAGCAAGCCCGCCACAAATTTGACCTATCGCTGGGGCATCCAAGACGGCTGGAAACTCATTCTTCCGCATAAAGAGAATGTCACCACTCGCGCTGCTAAAGGAGCCAATGGTACCGGCCAAATTGAATTGTATCATTTGACAAAGGATCCCTTCGAGACCAAGAACCTCGCCGCGACGAATGCGGAAAGGGTCGCGCAACTCCGAAAACAAATAAATGCCGCCTGGCCAGCCAAGTAA
- the metG gene encoding methionine--tRNA ligase, which yields MSKQFYITTAIDYVNGQPHLGHAYEKVITDVIARTRRCLGEEAFYLTGLDEHGQKVQQAAEAAGKDTQTYTDELADDWQAFVKKLGISNNDFVRTTDARHQTVVCEILQQLYDADEFYQDEYVGFYSAKQESFLTDKDRDADGHFDPLYGEVQELREKNYYFKLGRHQQWLIDYIEANPEFIAPDYRRNEVLGFLKNNTLEDLCISRPKERLEWGIPLPFDPDYVTYVWFDALTNYLSIPRARGDESALWPADIHVIGKDILKFHAVYWPIMLKAAGLALPKQVLVHGWWQKDNQKMSKSIGNVVDPVAVIDNWGLDAFRYYVVRELAIGPDGNWTDESFASRYHAELANGLGNLVNRSLSMLSRYREGIVPPPHDDLAAEANATRDQLISDLKANQLQAGLQTIWTFVARLNQYVDETAPFKLAKDEAHAERLGQVLYNLAEGCRHLALWLQPYLPTTSQRIREQLNLPTHLQNIAESNWGELPEGHQTGQPEALFPRRDK from the coding sequence TTGAGCAAGCAATTCTACATCACCACCGCCATTGATTACGTGAATGGCCAACCGCATCTTGGGCATGCCTACGAAAAGGTAATCACCGATGTCATCGCGCGCACACGACGCTGCCTTGGCGAAGAGGCATTTTACCTCACCGGCCTCGATGAGCATGGCCAGAAAGTTCAGCAAGCTGCCGAAGCTGCCGGTAAGGATACGCAAACTTACACCGACGAACTAGCTGACGACTGGCAGGCGTTTGTCAAAAAACTGGGTATCTCAAACAATGATTTCGTCCGCACCACCGACGCGCGTCATCAAACCGTTGTTTGCGAAATATTGCAGCAGCTTTATGACGCGGACGAATTTTACCAGGATGAATATGTCGGCTTCTACTCAGCCAAGCAGGAAAGTTTTTTAACCGACAAAGATCGTGACGCCGATGGTCATTTTGATCCGCTCTATGGCGAAGTGCAGGAACTGCGAGAGAAGAACTATTACTTCAAGCTCGGCCGACACCAGCAATGGCTCATCGATTACATTGAGGCTAACCCTGAATTTATCGCACCCGATTATCGCCGCAACGAGGTGCTCGGATTCCTCAAAAACAACACCCTCGAGGATCTTTGCATCAGTCGCCCCAAAGAGCGCCTCGAATGGGGTATCCCCCTGCCCTTCGATCCGGATTACGTCACCTACGTGTGGTTCGATGCGCTCACCAATTACCTCAGCATCCCACGCGCGCGCGGCGACGAATCTGCCCTTTGGCCCGCTGACATCCACGTCATCGGCAAAGACATCCTCAAGTTCCACGCCGTCTACTGGCCCATCATGCTCAAAGCCGCCGGGCTCGCGTTGCCCAAGCAAGTGCTCGTGCACGGCTGGTGGCAAAAGGATAATCAGAAGATGAGCAAAAGCATCGGCAACGTCGTAGACCCCGTAGCCGTCATCGACAATTGGGGGTTGGATGCCTTTCGCTACTATGTCGTGCGCGAACTCGCCATTGGTCCTGATGGAAATTGGACCGACGAAAGCTTCGCCAGCCGTTATCACGCCGAGCTGGCCAATGGATTGGGTAACCTCGTCAACCGCTCACTCTCCATGCTCTCCCGCTACCGCGAAGGCATCGTGCCGCCACCCCACGACGACCTTGCCGCCGAGGCCAACGCCACCCGCGACCAGCTCATCTCCGATTTAAAAGCCAACCAACTCCAGGCGGGCCTCCAGACCATCTGGACCTTTGTCGCCCGCCTGAACCAATACGTCGACGAAACCGCCCCCTTCAAGCTGGCCAAAGACGAAGCCCATGCCGAACGCCTCGGCCAAGTCCTCTACAACCTCGCCGAAGGGTGCCGCCACCTCGCCCTCTGGCTCCAGCCCTACCTCCCCACCACCAGCCAACGCATCCGCGAGCAACTCAATCTCCCCACCCACTTGCAAAACATCGCCGAATCCAACTGGGGCGAACTCCCCGAGGGCCACCAAACCGGCCAACCCGAAGCCCTCTTCCCCCGCCGCGACAAATAG
- a CDS encoding DUF4340 domain-containing protein translates to MKTKQLISMVALLVVTIAGYLIFSPSSESASAIDSNVGDEPMADLNIGSIAAISIAADGENGISTLRVEKKLGNWVVAQRGGYPADTSRIEGLVKNLIAMKILRRVPASKSQLDRLHLKEPGTGKTAATRIEFFAADGKSIKIVHLGKELSAPGGEENTSALGGGGNYPDRRFIMLDAKPASAAVVDQTFSNANAVPSDWINRTDFFDVKNVLTLAVDYPGTEATNSWKLTRENTATNWTLVAAREGEALDQSKLNSLGQPFQSPTFNDVLIGDAAAASISTNATRITLGTEDHFTYTISLGKPNEGGDFPMRLAVSAKLPEKRIPTKDEKPNAAANLDLQWLNQQRQLKIRLALHQSYSGEYWTYLVPGYTITDLLKKRSELMAPKPTLPPLGPLLPGPPSLTPIPPNDP, encoded by the coding sequence ATGAAGACCAAACAATTAATTTCAATGGTGGCGCTATTGGTCGTCACGATTGCGGGCTATCTGATTTTCAGCCCCAGTAGCGAGTCCGCCTCGGCTATTGACAGCAACGTAGGCGACGAACCAATGGCTGACTTAAATATCGGCAGCATCGCCGCAATCTCCATTGCGGCCGACGGAGAAAACGGAATTTCCACATTACGCGTGGAGAAAAAACTGGGCAATTGGGTGGTTGCCCAACGGGGTGGATATCCCGCGGACACCAGTCGCATAGAAGGATTGGTTAAAAATCTGATCGCAATGAAAATTCTGCGGCGCGTTCCTGCGAGTAAAAGTCAACTGGACCGACTGCACCTTAAGGAGCCCGGCACGGGCAAAACGGCGGCTACCCGGATTGAGTTTTTCGCGGCGGATGGCAAATCCATCAAAATCGTTCACCTTGGCAAAGAGTTGAGCGCTCCGGGCGGCGAGGAGAACACTTCAGCTCTGGGAGGTGGCGGCAATTATCCGGATCGCCGTTTCATCATGCTTGATGCCAAGCCGGCAAGCGCGGCGGTTGTCGATCAAACATTCAGCAACGCAAACGCCGTCCCTTCAGACTGGATTAACCGTACGGATTTTTTTGATGTAAAGAACGTGCTCACACTCGCCGTGGATTACCCCGGAACCGAAGCCACCAATTCCTGGAAACTCACTCGGGAAAACACCGCCACCAATTGGACGCTCGTGGCCGCCCGCGAAGGGGAGGCGCTGGATCAAAGCAAGCTCAATTCTTTGGGCCAGCCATTTCAGTCGCCCACGTTTAATGATGTCCTTATTGGCGACGCGGCCGCTGCCTCGATTAGCACGAATGCCACCCGCATCACATTAGGCACTGAAGATCACTTCACCTACACCATCTCCCTTGGCAAACCAAATGAAGGCGGGGATTTCCCGATGCGGCTTGCGGTTTCCGCTAAACTTCCCGAGAAACGCATCCCCACCAAAGATGAAAAGCCCAACGCCGCCGCCAACCTCGATCTTCAATGGCTTAACCAACAACGACAACTCAAAATCCGGCTGGCCCTTCACCAATCTTACTCCGGCGAATACTGGACATATCTTGTCCCCGGCTACACAATTACTGACTTGCTGAAAAAACGCAGCGAATTGATGGCTCCTAAGCCCACCCTGCCGCCACTTGGACCGTTACTGCCCGGGCCGCCAAGCCTAACGCCAATTCCCCCGAACGATCCTTAA
- a CDS encoding 5-formyltetrahydrofolate cyclo-ligase: MEIKERKSAVRAEMSAIRIRPEERTAASAAACNRLRDSKEFRSADTILIYAPLPDELDVSPLMTDEKRFCFPRYQANRLYVAAQVASKRELIPGKFGILEPPSDATEILAGEIALVILPGVAFDENCRRLGRGRGFYDRWLIDIAGHKIGVGFDHQLIDAVPCELHDVKLDSVVTPGRWLTAGAEN; this comes from the coding sequence ATGGAGATTAAAGAGCGCAAATCCGCTGTACGCGCTGAAATGAGCGCCATCCGAATCCGCCCTGAAGAACGCACGGCAGCCTCGGCGGCGGCTTGTAACCGGTTGCGCGACTCAAAGGAGTTTCGTTCTGCCGACACAATTCTCATTTATGCACCGTTGCCGGATGAGTTGGATGTATCGCCGTTGATGACCGATGAGAAACGATTTTGTTTCCCGCGATACCAAGCCAACCGTTTATACGTAGCAGCTCAGGTTGCGTCGAAAAGGGAGTTGATTCCCGGAAAGTTTGGAATCCTCGAACCGCCTTCTGACGCAACTGAAATATTGGCGGGCGAAATTGCGCTGGTGATTTTGCCTGGGGTCGCCTTTGACGAAAATTGCCGCCGACTGGGTCGCGGACGAGGATTCTATGATCGTTGGCTGATCGATATTGCAGGACACAAAATAGGGGTAGGCTTCGACCATCAACTCATTGATGCCGTGCCATGCGAGTTGCACGATGTGAAACTTGACAGCGTGGTGACCCCCGGGCGCTGGCTTACAGCTGGAGCCGAAAATTAA
- the alaS gene encoding alanine--tRNA ligase, with protein MSEPSPLTGRKIRQDFLDFFKAKQHTLVPSASLMPDAPNLLFTNAGMNQFVPIFLGEHNCPYTPGRAADTQKCIRAGGKHNDLEDVGMDTYHHTFFEMLGNWSFGDYFKKEATQWSWELLTETWGFPKERLYATVYQPGEGDPGEFDQEAHDYWAEIFSDAGLDPAVHIVNGNKKDNFWMMGDTGPCGPCSELHIDLTPKGDTKGSLVNADSGQCIEIWNLVFIQYNANADGTFPPLAARHVDTGMGFERVAAIIQTTSNFTNFNKPVSNYDTDVFSPIFAELEKLSGHLYTATLPVPGQTELSEQEKIDIAFRVIGDHIRTLSFSIADGILPGNNDRNYVLRRILRRAVRYGRTLGFNQPFFYQLVDVLVESMGDIFPELRKRRETIQQVIRTEEESFNKTLDRGLELFRNEVISLDNTKKLTGDFAFKLYDTYGFPRDLTELMAREAGLTVDPIGFDALMEQQRDRARAAQKKSIISVSNISPDTFTKFVGFDQLTSSATVLGVVEEKTRSAIIFDRSPFYAEMGGQVGDTGSLSVNGKTWDITETQKTGDAFLHFIKGNGAPETGTTGQLQVDQARRAAIQRHHTATHLFHWALHEITSSDASQKGSYVGPDKLTFDFNSQALTPQQLIDIEQLVNERIIENSTVSWTETSHADVANRTDILQFFGDKYGDTVRVVQIGGEANTLDGFSMELCGGTHTNATGQIGLFRITGESAIAAGVRRVEAAAGFVAAEQARNDADRLLALAESLNSPIKDIEKKLGQILEQSKQLQKQMKTLQQSRAADIAKGLLGQATRAGNINCITAHLGESDGNFAQAVADALKGQFEGVVVLGATSNGNVVLVATVSDSLTDQTQAGKLIQAIAPIVGGKGGGKPTQARGGGNDAGKLDEALAKVLNILVH; from the coding sequence ATGAGTGAGCCTTCACCTCTCACTGGCCGGAAAATCCGCCAGGATTTCCTGGATTTTTTCAAAGCCAAACAGCACACCCTCGTGCCTTCCGCGAGCCTGATGCCCGATGCACCTAATCTGCTTTTCACAAATGCAGGTATGAACCAGTTTGTGCCGATTTTTCTCGGCGAACATAATTGCCCGTACACGCCCGGCCGCGCCGCTGACACCCAAAAGTGTATCCGCGCCGGCGGCAAACACAACGACCTTGAAGACGTCGGGATGGATACATATCACCACACGTTTTTTGAGATGCTCGGCAACTGGTCCTTCGGCGATTATTTCAAAAAAGAAGCCACCCAGTGGTCTTGGGAATTACTCACCGAAACGTGGGGGTTTCCTAAAGAGCGGCTGTACGCCACCGTTTACCAACCCGGCGAGGGCGACCCCGGCGAATTTGATCAAGAGGCACACGATTATTGGGCCGAAATTTTTTCCGACGCCGGTCTTGACCCCGCCGTGCACATTGTCAACGGCAACAAAAAAGACAATTTTTGGATGATGGGCGACACCGGTCCGTGTGGCCCGTGCAGTGAACTGCATATTGACCTCACCCCAAAGGGAGACACCAAGGGCAGCCTTGTCAATGCCGACAGTGGTCAATGCATCGAAATCTGGAATCTGGTATTCATTCAATATAACGCCAATGCAGACGGCACATTTCCACCGCTTGCAGCCCGACACGTGGACACCGGCATGGGCTTCGAACGCGTCGCGGCCATCATCCAAACGACGAGTAATTTCACTAATTTCAACAAACCGGTTTCCAATTACGACACGGATGTTTTTAGCCCGATCTTTGCCGAATTGGAAAAGCTCAGTGGCCACCTATACACTGCCACGCTCCCCGTCCCGGGCCAGACGGAGTTGAGCGAACAGGAGAAAATCGATATCGCGTTTCGCGTGATTGGCGACCACATTCGGACGCTCAGCTTCTCCATTGCTGACGGAATTCTCCCCGGCAACAACGACCGTAACTATGTCCTTCGCCGTATCCTTCGTCGTGCAGTTCGTTACGGCCGCACGCTTGGTTTCAATCAACCTTTTTTCTACCAGCTCGTGGATGTGCTCGTTGAGTCTATGGGCGATATTTTCCCGGAACTCCGAAAACGTAGAGAGACCATTCAGCAAGTTATTCGCACCGAAGAAGAATCATTTAACAAAACCCTCGACCGAGGCCTTGAACTGTTCCGCAATGAGGTAATAAGCCTCGATAACACAAAAAAGCTCACTGGTGATTTTGCCTTTAAGCTGTACGATACTTACGGATTTCCGCGGGACCTCACAGAGCTCATGGCGCGCGAAGCCGGGCTCACGGTGGATCCCATTGGATTTGACGCGTTAATGGAGCAACAACGTGATCGCGCGCGGGCGGCTCAAAAAAAGTCAATCATCAGCGTCAGCAACATTTCCCCGGATACGTTCACAAAATTTGTTGGTTTCGATCAACTCACTTCTAGCGCGACGGTTTTGGGGGTCGTCGAGGAAAAAACCCGATCCGCTATCATCTTTGACCGCTCGCCATTTTACGCCGAAATGGGAGGCCAAGTCGGGGACACAGGATCTCTTTCCGTTAACGGAAAAACCTGGGACATCACGGAAACCCAGAAAACTGGCGATGCTTTTTTGCATTTCATAAAAGGAAACGGAGCGCCCGAGACGGGCACCACAGGTCAACTTCAGGTTGATCAGGCCCGCCGTGCCGCCATTCAACGCCATCACACCGCCACCCATCTTTTCCACTGGGCACTCCACGAAATTACCAGCAGCGACGCGTCCCAAAAAGGTTCGTACGTTGGCCCAGATAAGTTAACCTTTGATTTCAACAGCCAAGCCCTCACCCCGCAACAACTGATCGACATTGAGCAACTGGTCAATGAACGCATCATTGAAAACTCAACGGTGAGCTGGACGGAAACCTCCCACGCCGATGTCGCCAATCGAACGGATATCCTTCAATTCTTTGGGGATAAATACGGCGACACAGTTCGAGTGGTGCAAATCGGCGGAGAGGCAAATACGCTTGACGGGTTTTCAATGGAGCTCTGCGGCGGCACACATACAAACGCCACGGGCCAAATTGGCCTCTTTCGAATCACTGGCGAGTCGGCCATCGCTGCCGGCGTTCGCCGCGTTGAAGCTGCGGCCGGGTTTGTCGCTGCCGAACAGGCACGCAACGATGCCGACCGCCTCCTCGCCTTAGCCGAATCTCTCAATTCCCCAATTAAGGACATTGAAAAAAAACTGGGGCAAATATTGGAGCAATCCAAGCAACTCCAGAAACAAATGAAAACCCTCCAGCAAAGCCGCGCGGCCGACATCGCCAAAGGACTACTCGGGCAGGCGACCCGCGCAGGGAATATAAACTGCATCACTGCACATCTCGGTGAGTCCGACGGTAATTTTGCTCAAGCTGTGGCGGATGCGCTCAAGGGCCAATTTGAAGGTGTGGTGGTTTTGGGTGCGACCAGCAACGGCAACGTCGTGCTGGTGGCTACCGTTTCCGATTCGCTTACCGACCAGACTCAAGCGGGCAAATTGATTCAAGCCATCGCCCCCATCGTAGGCGGCAAAGGCGGGGGCAAGCCCACACAAGCACGCGGCGGCGGCAACGATGCCGGCAAACTTGACGAAGCCTTGGCCAAAGTGCTCAATATTTTAGTCCATTAA
- a CDS encoding replication-associated recombination protein A has protein sequence MRPRTLDEYAGQQHILKSGMLLRRAIEADRIQSLIFYGPPGTGKTTLAQIIANRTESKFERLSGVESNVAEMRRVLSGAANRLENTGRATVLFIDEIHRFNKAQQDVLLPDVEGGTVKLIGATTHNPFFFVNSPLVSRSQIFELQPLNQTDIRTLLDRALVDKERGVGHIKMNVDAEALDHLSIISDGDARKALNSLEIAALTTPPGKDGAIHLTLAVAEECIQKKSVVYDADGDQHYDTISAFIKSIRGSDPDAALYWLAKMIHAGEDPRFISRRLMISAAEDIGLADPMALVLATSAHTASEFVGWPEARIPLAEAAVYLATAHKSNSSYVAIDAALEVVKNGRTVPVPKHLRDSHYKGAEQLGNGDNYKYAHDYDGHFVAQDYLGVDRTFYNPTEEGVEQKIKARVLHWRSLQSKAKK, from the coding sequence ATGCGCCCGCGTACGCTCGATGAATACGCCGGGCAACAGCACATCCTCAAAAGCGGCATGCTCTTGCGCCGAGCCATTGAGGCGGACCGGATCCAATCGCTGATTTTTTACGGCCCACCCGGTACCGGCAAAACCACCCTCGCGCAAATTATTGCCAACCGCACGGAAAGTAAATTTGAACGACTCAGCGGCGTAGAAAGTAATGTGGCCGAAATGCGCCGCGTGCTTTCCGGCGCAGCCAATCGGCTCGAAAACACAGGCCGCGCCACCGTGCTGTTCATCGATGAAATCCATCGCTTCAATAAAGCACAACAAGACGTGCTGCTACCGGATGTGGAAGGTGGCACGGTGAAATTGATTGGCGCGACCACGCACAACCCGTTTTTCTTCGTCAACTCCCCGCTCGTGTCGCGCTCGCAGATCTTCGAGCTGCAACCGCTCAACCAAACTGACATCCGCACGTTGCTCGATCGTGCCTTGGTCGACAAAGAGCGCGGCGTGGGTCACATTAAAATGAATGTGGATGCCGAAGCACTCGATCATCTCTCGATAATTTCCGATGGCGATGCGCGCAAGGCGCTCAACTCGTTGGAGATTGCCGCGCTCACCACGCCACCGGGCAAAGACGGCGCGATCCACCTTACGCTCGCCGTGGCCGAGGAATGCATCCAAAAAAAATCCGTGGTTTACGACGCTGATGGTGACCAGCATTACGATACTATCTCGGCCTTCATTAAAAGTATCCGCGGCAGCGATCCTGATGCGGCGCTGTATTGGCTCGCAAAAATGATCCACGCAGGTGAGGACCCGCGCTTTATTTCACGGCGATTGATGATCAGTGCCGCCGAAGACATTGGCCTCGCGGATCCGATGGCTTTGGTGCTGGCCACTTCAGCGCACACGGCCTCAGAATTTGTTGGTTGGCCCGAAGCGCGCATTCCCCTTGCCGAGGCCGCCGTGTATCTCGCCACCGCCCACAAAAGCAACAGCTCATATGTCGCCATTGATGCCGCGTTGGAGGTAGTGAAAAATGGCCGCACTGTTCCAGTCCCAAAACATCTCCGCGATTCGCATTACAAAGGCGCAGAACAGCTTGGCAATGGTGACAATTACAAATACGCACACGACTACGACGGCCATTTTGTGGCTCAGGATTATCTGGGGGTGGACCGCACTTTTTACAATCCGACCGAAGAAGGTGTGGAGCAAAAAATCAAAGCCCGAGTGTTGCACTGGCGCTCATTGCAATCTAAAGCTAAAAAGTAG